The genome window ACAGCCCCAACGCGGTGCTACTGACGACTACTGTTTCTTCTTAATTAAACAGCCGATAAGTGTGAACATTTGATGCGTGAATCAGTTACCTGACTCGTGCAAACTCTAGAAAGGAGGTGATCCAGCCGCACCTTCCGATACGGCTACCTTGTTACGACTTCACCCCAGTCACGAATCCTACCGTGGTAAGCGCCCTCCTTGCGGTTAAGCTACCTACTTCTGGTAAAACCCGCTCCCATGGTGTGACGGGCGGTGTGTACAAGACCCGGGAACGTATTCACCGCGACATGCTGATCCGCGATTACTAGCGATTCCAACTTCATGCAGTCGAGTTGCAGACTACAATCCGGACTACGATACACTTTCTGCGATTAGCTCCCCCTCGCGGGTTGGCGGCGCTCTGTATGTACCATTGTATGACGTGTGAAGCCCTACCCATAAGGGCCATGAGGACTTGACGTCATCCCCACCTTCCTCCGGTTTGTCACCGGCAGTCTCATTAGAGTGCCCTTTCGTAGCAACTAATGACAAGGGTTGCGCTCGTTGCGGGACTTAACCCAACATCTCACGACACGAGCTGACGACAGCCATGCAGCACCTGTGTACTGGTTCTCTTTCGAGCACTCCCTGATCTCTCAAGGATTCCAGCCATGTCAAGGGTAGGTAAGGTTTTTCGCGTTGCATCGAATTAATCCACATCATCCACCGCTTGTGCGGGTCCCCGTCAATTCCTTTGAGTTTTAATCTTGCGACCGTACTCCCCAGGCGGTCTACTTCACGCGTTAGCTGCGTTACCAAGTCAATTAAGATCCGACAACTAGTAGACATCGTTTAGGGCGTGGACTACCAGGGTATCTAATCCTGTTTGCTCCCCACGCTTTCGTGCATGAGCGTCAATCTTGACCCAGGGGGCTGCCTTCGCCATCGGTGTTCCTCCACATATCTACGCATTTCACTGCTACACGTGGAATTCTACCCCCCTCTGCCAGATTCTAGCCTTGCAGTCTCCAATGCAATTCCCAGGTTGAGCCCGGGGATTTCACATCAGACTTACAAAACCGCCTGCGCACGCTTTACGCCCAGTAATTCCGATTAACGCTTGCACCCTACGTATTACCGCGGCTGCTGGCACGTAGTTAGCCGGTGCTTATTCTTCAGGTACCGTCATTAGCAAGAGATATTAGCTCTTACCGTTTCTTCCCTGACAAAAGAGCTTTACAACCCGAAGGCCTTCTTCACTCACGCGGCATTGCTGGATCAGGCTTTCGCCCATTGTCCAAAATTCCCCACTGCTGCCTCCCGTAGGAGTCTGGACCGTGTCTCAGTTCCAGTGTGGCTGGTCGTCCTCTCAGACCAGCTACTGATCGATGCCTTGGTAGGCTTTTACCCTACCAACTAGCTAATCAGATATCGGCCGCTCCACGAGCATGAGGTCTTGCGATCCCCCACTTTCATCCTTAGATCGTATGCGGTATTAGCGTAACTTTCGCTACGTTATCCCCCACTCTAGGGTACGTTCCGATATATTACTCACCCGTTCGCCACTCGCCACCAGAGCAAGCTCCGTGCTGCCGTTCGACTTGCATGTGTAAGGCATGCCGCCAGCGTTCAATCTGAGCCAGGATCAAACTCTTCAGTTTAATCTCTGTTACTTTGCCATTTTATTGGCACCGTCTTGCGACGGGTCGCTCACTCAAAAAACTGACAGGCCACTACTTGCGTAGCGCCTATTTCATTATTTCTTGTGAACATTTGATATTTTAAGTTAGACGCCAATCCGAAGACTGACGCTGCACTTACATCAAATGCCCACACTTATCGACTGTTAATTGTTAAAGAACGGTATTCGGTACTGCTTATTTACTGCTCTCGCGCTATCGACAAAGCGTTGTGTTTGTCAGCTGCGAAGAAGGAAGAGTATGAAGCTTTTTCAGCATTTCGTCAACCTTCTTTTTTACCCGCTTCACTCGGCATTTGCATGCATCGTTCAGCGAGGGGGCGAATTATAGCCCTGCCCCGCACGCCCCGCAAGGGCTATTTTTGCACCCCGTGAAACGCCCCTGGCACCGCACTTGCTTATACAGGCATATGCACTGTCCACTGAAAGGAGCAACTCTGGGCCTGGCAGCAACACCGGGGATAGTCCGGTTCGCTTTGCTTTGCTCCCATCTGTGACAGGTGCTACATTATGGAACACTCTCGATATTCAAAAGAGCGCCGCAGTACAGGGCCCAACGGAGGCAACGAGATCATGTATCAACCGTCAGCTACTTACCGTAGCGCACCGTTTTCGTCCATCGCGGACGCGAACATTTTGCCGGCAGGACAGGACAACGTCCCCGTCATCATCGAAACGTCGCATCAGCGCTCAGTCGCCTTTGGCCTGTCGCCCACGGCCACGCCCGACTTTACGCCGGCCGGCAAATCCGACCTGTCGCTGCTGATCGAGCAAAACCGCATGCTGCACACGCATGCGCTGCCCGCCATGGAAACCCTGTACCAGCAAATCGTCAACACGCACAATATGGTGATTTTGACGGATGCCAATGGCGTGATCGTGCATTCGCTGGGCGACGATGATTTCCTGGAGAAAGCCAACCGCGTGGCCCTGCAGCCGGGCGTGGCATGGTCGGAACAAAGCCGCGGCACGAATGCCATCGGCACGGCCATCACGGAGAAAGTACCGACCCTGGTCCATGCGGACCAGCATTACCTGGCCGCCAATCACTTCCTGACTTGCTCCGCGGCACCGATCACCGATCACCGGGGCAATGTCATCGGCGTGCTGGACGTGTCCAGCGATCAGCGCAGCTTTCACAAGCATACGATGGCCCTGGTGCGCATGTCGGCGCTGATGATCGAGAATCAGCTGTTTTCCGCCACCTTCGAGGACGCCATCACCGTGCACTTCCACGCGCGTCCCGAATTCATCGGCACCTTGATGGAAGGCATCGCCTCATTCACGCCGGGCGGACGGTTTTTATCCGCCAATAAAAACGGTTTGTTCCAGCTGGGCCTGTCATTCGCCGCGCTGCAGTCGCATACCTTCAGTTCACTGTTCGGCTTGCCCGTGTCTGCCCTGTACGAACATTACCGAACGGCCTCACCCGGTTTGCTGAACCTGTGCATGCACAGCGGCGTACGCGTGTATGGGCGCGCGCAGTTGCGCTTGTCCAATAGCGTCTTCCAGCACGGCTTTACTGCCAGCACCGACCATAGCGATATCAACGCCGTGCCGGCCCAGGTTCCCGCGCCTGCCAGCCATGCGGCCAACGCGGCGCGCCGCCTGTCCGGCCTGCGCTACTTGCGCACGGGCGATCCGCAACTGGAACTGGTGATCGAAAAGGTCAACAAGGTATTGGGGCGCGATATTCCCATCCTCGTCATGGGAGAGACAGGCACCGGCAAGGAATTGCTGGCGCAAGCCATCCATAACGACTCGCCACGGGCCATGGGACCGTTTATTGCGGTCAATTGTGCGTCCATCCCGGAAACCCTGATCGAGTCTGAACTGTTCGGCTATGAAGACGGGGCATTTACAGGTGCGCGCAAGAAAGGGGCCATCGGCAAGATTTTGCAAGCGAATGGCGGCACCCTGTTCCTTGATGAAATCGGCGACATGCCCTTCGGCTTGCAGGCGCGGCTGTTGCGCGTGCTGCAGGAACGCATGGTCACCCCGCTGGGCAGCAGCAAATCGATCACCGTCAATGTGGAACTCATTTGCGCCACGAATCACAACTTGCGCGAACGCATGGCCAAGGGACTGTTTCGCGAAGACTTGTATTACCGCCTGAATGGCCTGGTGGTCAAACTGCCGCCGCTGCGCGAGCGCACGGACCTGGACACGGTCGTGAAGAAAATCCTTGCAACGGAAGCGCCCGACACGCGCTATACGGTGGCGCCGGACATCCTGCGCCTGTTCCACCAGCATAAATGGCCGGGCAATTTCCGCCAGTTGACGAACCTGTTGCGCACGGCCATCGTCATGGCCGGCGACGAGCATGAAATCTGCTTGCGCCATATGCCCGATGATTTCCTCGACGATATTGAGATGACGCAAGCGACTGCCGCCAGCGCCAGCACGGACCGCATGATCGCCGCCGGCGCCAACCTGGAAGAGATGGAGCAAAGCGCGATCCTCAAGTCGCTCGATGCCCACGGCGGCAACGTCTCGGCCACGGCGCGGGCCCTGGGCGTGTCGCGCAATACGATCTATCGCAAGGTGCCGCATTTGAAATAGCCTAGAGTAGGCGGGCAAAGCCGGGCGACATCGTGCGCCGGCCCTGCTTGTCGATGGTCATCAGGTCGACGCCGTCCATGCGCGCGGCCATCGCATGCGCGCGCGCGGCCCCCGTCACCATGAAGGTGGTCGACAAACCATCGGCCAGCAAGCCCGTGGGCGCCAGCACGGTCACGCTGGCCAGTTCGCCCGGCGAATCGCCTTTCGAAGGGTCGAAGATGTGGTGATGCACGAAGTCCGGCGTAAACGTGCATTCGTAATCACCCGACGTGGCCACGCTGCGCCCCTCCACTTTCAAGCTGGCCGCCAGGATTTCTGCGTCGCGCGGGTCCTGGATACCCAGGGTCCACGGACGGCGCACGGAGCGCTGTCCGCGCGCAATGAACTCACCCGTGTCGAGCAGCGCGTGCCGTATGCCGCGTGCCTGCACGGCCGCCAGCGCCATGTCCGCCGCGTAGCCTTGCGCCAGACCATTCAAGGTCAACGCCATGCCGGACTGAAGAAAACGCACTTCCCGGCTATCCCACGCCAGTTGCCGCCAGCCTACCCGCGCCTGCGCCGCACGACGCAATGCGTCCACCGGCACGCTTGCCTGGTCTGCCGCCGCGCGAAACAGCTGCCATAAAGGTTGCACGGTGATATCAAACGCCCCATCGCTCCATTGCGACAAGGCTTGCGCCTGCGCCAGCACGGCCAGCAGCTGCGTGTCCGGCCGGGCCAGGCGGCCATCACGGTTCAGCTGGAAGACTTGGCTGGCCGGGCTGTAAATGCTCATCAGCCGGTCGATATTCCTGGCCGCATGCAAGGCGTCTTCAATCGCCAGTTCGGCTTGGTGCTGATCGTGGTGCAACACGGTGACGGCGATCGTCGTGCCAAACGCCAACGCGGCGCCTTGATAAGGCCGCACGCCGGACGCCGTGGCCGTGCCGCGCGCCATGCTGCCAGGCAAGGACAAGCCCGCCATACCGGCCACGCTGCCGATCGCTGAGGAAATAAAGGTTCTACGCTGCATTGCTGCTCTCCTCTGCCGTGGCCCGGACGATGGGAATGGTGCGGGCACGCTTGATTTCCAGCATCAAGGGTGCGCATTTTTCATCGCTGGCGTAAATCACCACGCAATCCATGCACTGGAAACACTCGCCGTAATCAACTTTCCCGCTCGGCGCGATGGCGTGATACTCGCAACGGTGGCGGCAGGTCTGGCAGGGCGTGCCGCACTCCTTGCGGCGCGGAATCCAGTTGAACAGGCGAAAGCGTCCCAGCAGCGCCAGCGCCGCGCCAAACGGGCACAGGTAGCGGCAAAAGAATTTATAGGAAACACTGCTGAGCAGCAGCAAGCCCACGGCATAGGCGACGAAGGGCCAGGCGCGCACGAAGTTCAAGGTAATCGCCGTCTTGAACGGCTCCAGCTCGACCAGCTTGTCCGTGATCTGGCTGGAAAACATGCTGCTGCCAAGAATGGCCGCCAGCAAGCCATACTTGATCCATTTCAAGCGCCCGTCCAGGCGCGGCTTGATCTTCCACTGCGGCAAGCGCAGCCACTGGCCCAGCTTGCCCGTGAATTCCTGTAGCGCGCCGAACGGACACAGCCAGCCGCAAAATGTGCCGCGCCCCCAGATCAGCAGGCTGAGCAGCACGAACGCCCACAGGATCACCGTCATCGGATCGAACAGGAAAAAGCCCAGGCTGCGGCCCGCCAGCAGCGCCTGGATGACACCCGTGATATTGACAATCGATAACTGCCCCTGCGCGTAGTAGCCGATGAACGCAATGGTAAACAACAGGAACAGGCGGCGGAACCACACGAATTGCCGGCCATCGCGCACCAGGCGTTTCTGCCAGGCCAAAGCGCAAGCCAGCAGCGCCAGCCCGGCGAGCAAGAGCAGCAACTCAGCCTTGCGGTTCTTCCACGTGCCGCGCCAGCCGGCATCGTCGCCTTGCGGCGCGCTATAAAAATCGGCCGGCAAGCGGTAGCTGAAATCGACGTTGCGGGCGATGCGCTCCGGATACACGATGCCCTTGTTGCGCGTGATCGGCATGGTGAACGCCAGCGGGCTGGCCGCATCGAGCCCCGCCTGACTGATGACGCGAAAGACAGCGATATTTTCCGTCGGCAACGGTCCTGCATCAGACAACGTCAATTCCAGGTCCAGGTCGCGCATGTCGATGGGCAAGCCATCCTGCTTCAGCAACAGCCGGTCCGGCACGGTGCCGCGCACGAAATCGTCGCCCAGCACACTGTAGCGCCCGCGCGACATGACGAGGATGGCGTGGTCGCCCTCGTCGAGTCGGTTGCGCAGCTTGTTCCAGCTGCGCTCCGTCAACAGATTGCGTCCCACCGTGGGCACGGAGACATAGGCCAGGTACAGGTCGATGAACACGCCGTCCGGCTCGCGCTGGGCCTGCGCATCGAGTCCCGCGCCATTGCTGCCGGCAAACAGGGTTTCCACGTCCTTATTGCTCAGGCGTACATGCTGAATCAAGCCTTGCGCCAGCATCTGCGCCGCGCTGCGTTTCTCGAACACGTCCATGCGGATGCGGGCGATCTGGTCGGGGTCGCGTCCTTGCGCAAAACCCAGTTTTTTGCGCGACACTTTCAAGGCCGAGGCCAGCACGCTCTGGTTGATGATGCGCACGGAGGCCGTCGCCTTCGACACGCCGTCGATATCGGCATGCGTCGCATCTGGCGCGCGTTTCTTCTTGGCATCGATGGCGATGTTCTGTTTCAGCGACAGCCCCTGATACTGTTTGACGAATTGAAACAGCGGTGCTTCACCGAGGCCGTCGAGAAACACGGGTTCGTGCTGCGACAGGACGGATACGTCGAGAAAACTGCCCTGCGGATTGATGGCGATCAATAAATTGACGGGAACGCCGGAAAAGCCGGGAATCGGCGCCAGGTCCACCGACTCAAACACGTAGCCGACCAGTTCGGTGGCCGTGGCGTTTTGCCGGAACAAGGGCCAGACGGGCAAATCGGCTTCCTTCTCGCCCACGACGATGGGAGCAGGAAAGCGCCGTGCCAGCTCGGCCTTGGTGAGCACGCCCGCCCACGCCTGTCCCAGAATGAACAGGAATAACCAGCAAGCTATGACTAACCGCATTATCCGCCGCATTGTCCACATTCATTGCACTCCGTGCGGCGCCCTGTCGCAAGGCGCCGCGTTCATTAATTAGAAGAAAATGATGCCGCCCAGCGACACGCCATTCATCTTCGCTTCGCCGCCCGTAAAGCCTTTCGAGCGCGTCTGGCCCAGTTCGCCCACCAGGGTGATCGCGCTGTTGAGCGAGTAGTACGCACCGAGGGTCAGGTTGGCGTTCGACTTCAAGCCGCCCGTGCCGGCCGTGTTGTCGTCGTTCTTGCTGATGCCGTAGGACAAGCCCAGCTTCAGCTTGTCCGTCGTTTTATATGTGCCTTGCAGCAGCCAGTTCTTCGACTTGGTATCGCCCTGATCCGCATCGGACAAGATACCCAGCCCTTTGCCACCCTGGAAGTTGAGCAGCACGCCGGCCGGGCCCATCTGATAGGAGCCGCCCACCTCCACGCCGCGCATGGTCAGGTCATCCACGCCTGGCGTTTTCGAGGTGAATTTTTGCGACTTCACGCCCAGCCAGGCTTTCAAGCCTTCCTGCGCATACGTCACTTGCGCCTGCACTTGCGGACTCGATTTCGAAGAATAGGTCGAGCCTGCCACGATGGGCGTGTCGGACACGGGGCTGACCAGCGCCACATCGACGCCAAAGCCGCCCGACTTCGGCGAGCTGTACATGATTTGGCCATAGTTGCCCAGATACGTGTAACCGGCGCCGATATGGCCCAGAGTCACCCGGCCCCGTTGCGTCGCCTGCACGGGTGCACCCGAGCCCAGCAAGGTCATGTCGGACAAGATCGCATTCGCGCCAAAGATGCCGTAGTCGCGGCCCAGCTTGAAGGTGCCCATTTCCGCATTGCCGAACGTGAAGAAGGCCTGGCGCACATCGACCACGCTGTTCTGGCTGATGGCACTGTCCGTGGCCGTCGAGTTATAGATGCCGATCAAGGCTTTCACGTCATACTCACCCAGCCGCGAGCTTGCCGAGGTGATCAAGCCATTCGGCAGCAAGCCGTTACCGATCGTGGTGCGGTCCTTTTCTCCGCCGCAACCGAGCGCCTGGCCGCCCAGCGCCAGCCCGCCCACCGCATCACCCGAACAGGACACTTGCGTGTAATAGGCGTTGACGATGCCGCCCACCGACACGGTCCAGTCGCCCGCCTTGATATCGACGGCTTGTGCCTGCCCCATCGCTGCGATTGTCATGACACCCAGGCTCCCAAGCTTGATTAATGTGTTCATTGCTTCTCCTCTTTCTTCTCTGTTTTTAGTGTGCACACCAGTGATTGATGTACCTCAAGCTTTGGCAATAAGCGTGCCCAGCACTGCTCAGAGGAGGAAAGAGAAAAAGCGTATTTAACGTGTGCAGCAGCGGATCAATTGCCACAGATAGTGTTCATTTTTTGACCGCAAGTATGCATATCGGGCGTGCAGGTAAACAAAAAACTGACGGCCTGGCCGTCAGAAAAAAGAAAGCGCCCGGCGGACAGGGAGACACCTATCCGAGTGGCCCGGGCGTTTCACCCCCTTACTTCGATGCCAGCTTGAAGACCCACACGGAACCGCCCTGTTCCAGGAAGTTGACCTTCTTCGCCACTTCGCCACCCCACAGTGGCACGGCGCCACCCCAGCCCGATACGACGGCTACATATTGCGTATCGCCATCCTGCCAGGTGACGGGTGGCGCCACGACGCCGGAGCCCGTCTGGAATTTCCACAGTTCCTTGCCTGTCTTCGCATCGACGGCTTTCAGGAAGCCTTCCGGCGTGCCGTAGAACACCAGATTGCCGGCCGTACTCATCACGCCGCCCCACAGCGGCGCGTTGTTCTTGATTTCCCAGACGATCTTGCCCGTCTTCGGATCGATGGCGCGCATGGCGCCGATGTAGTCGTCAAACAAAGGCCGGATGGTAAAACCCGCACCGAGGAAGGCGCCGCCCTTCTTGTAGCTGATCGGCTCGTTCCAGATGTCCATGCCCCACTCATTCGCGGGTACATAGAACAGCTTGGTTTGCGGCGAGTACGCCATCGGCATCTGGTTTTTTGCACCGAGGAAAGCGGGCGCGGCAAACACGGTCGTGCCCTTCTTGCCTTCTTCTCCCTTGGTCGGGTCGCCTGGGCGGCCGGCGGCGATGTAATTCGGCCGTCCCGTTTTCAGGTCGATGCTGCTGGCCCAGGTGATTTTTTTCACAAACGGAAAGGCGTTCTGCAACTTGCCCGTGTTGGCGTCGATGACATAAAAGAAACCGTTGCGGTCGGCCTTGCCGCCGTAACGCTTGCCATCCATGTCGAAGGTGACGAACTCGTTGGCGCCGTCGAAATCCCAGGCATCGTTGGGCGTGTTTTGATAGGCCCACTTGATCTGGCCCGTTTTCACGTCCAGCGCCACGGTGGACGACGAGTACAGATTGTCGCCGGGACGCAAATGGCTGTTCCATGGCGCCGGGTTGCCGGTGCCGAAATAGGCCAGCTTGGTTTGCGGATCGTAGGTGCCGCCCATCCAGGTCGAGGCGCCGCCCGTTTTCCACAGGTCGCCCGGCCAGGTCTTGTTCACCGTTCCCGAGATGCCATTGTCGATGGCCTTGCCATCCTTGTCGTAGCGGTGGCCCATATGGCCCTCTACCGTCGGACGGCTCCATACCAGCTCACCCGTCATCGGGTTGCGCGCCTCGACCCGGCCGACGATGCCGAATTCCCCGCCCGACACGCCCGTCAGCAGCAAGCCTTCGGCGATCAGCGGCGCCGCCGTCATCGAGTAACCGGCCGCATAATCGTCGACCTTTTCCTTCCAGACGATCTTGCCCGTGTTCTGGTCCAGCGCCACCAGATAGGCGTCCAGCGTGCCGAAAATCACCAGGTTGCCATACAGGGCGGCGCCGCGGTTGACCACGTCGCAGCATGGCATGATACCGTCCGGCAAGCGATGCTCATACTTCCACAGTTTGGCGCCCGTTTTCAAGTCGACGGCAAAGATGCGCGAATACGATGCCGTGACGAACATCTTGCCGTTATGAATCAACGGCTGCGATTCCTGGCCCCGCTGTTTTTCGCCGCCAAACGAGAACGACCAGGCCGGCACCAGCTTGGCCACAGTCTTGTCATTG of Janthinobacterium sp. PAMC25594 contains these proteins:
- a CDS encoding sigma-54-dependent Fis family transcriptional regulator, which translates into the protein MYQPSATYRSAPFSSIADANILPAGQDNVPVIIETSHQRSVAFGLSPTATPDFTPAGKSDLSLLIEQNRMLHTHALPAMETLYQQIVNTHNMVILTDANGVIVHSLGDDDFLEKANRVALQPGVAWSEQSRGTNAIGTAITEKVPTLVHADQHYLAANHFLTCSAAPITDHRGNVIGVLDVSSDQRSFHKHTMALVRMSALMIENQLFSATFEDAITVHFHARPEFIGTLMEGIASFTPGGRFLSANKNGLFQLGLSFAALQSHTFSSLFGLPVSALYEHYRTASPGLLNLCMHSGVRVYGRAQLRLSNSVFQHGFTASTDHSDINAVPAQVPAPASHAANAARRLSGLRYLRTGDPQLELVIEKVNKVLGRDIPILVMGETGTGKELLAQAIHNDSPRAMGPFIAVNCASIPETLIESELFGYEDGAFTGARKKGAIGKILQANGGTLFLDEIGDMPFGLQARLLRVLQERMVTPLGSSKSITVNVELICATNHNLRERMAKGLFREDLYYRLNGLVVKLPPLRERTDLDTVVKKILATEAPDTRYTVAPDILRLFHQHKWPGNFRQLTNLLRTAIVMAGDEHEICLRHMPDDFLDDIEMTQATAASASTDRMIAAGANLEEMEQSAILKSLDAHGGNVSATARALGVSRNTIYRKVPHLK
- a CDS encoding FAD:protein FMN transferase; translation: MQRRTFISSAIGSVAGMAGLSLPGSMARGTATASGVRPYQGAALAFGTTIAVTVLHHDQHQAELAIEDALHAARNIDRLMSIYSPASQVFQLNRDGRLARPDTQLLAVLAQAQALSQWSDGAFDITVQPLWQLFRAAADQASVPVDALRRAAQARVGWRQLAWDSREVRFLQSGMALTLNGLAQGYAADMALAAVQARGIRHALLDTGEFIARGQRSVRRPWTLGIQDPRDAEILAASLKVEGRSVATSGDYECTFTPDFVHHHIFDPSKGDSPGELASVTVLAPTGLLADGLSTTFMVTGAARAHAMAARMDGVDLMTIDKQGRRTMSPGFARLL
- a CDS encoding 4Fe-4S binding protein encodes the protein MRLVIACWLFLFILGQAWAGVLTKAELARRFPAPIVVGEKEADLPVWPLFRQNATATELVGYVFESVDLAPIPGFSGVPVNLLIAINPQGSFLDVSVLSQHEPVFLDGLGEAPLFQFVKQYQGLSLKQNIAIDAKKKRAPDATHADIDGVSKATASVRIINQSVLASALKVSRKKLGFAQGRDPDQIARIRMDVFEKRSAAQMLAQGLIQHVRLSNKDVETLFAGSNGAGLDAQAQREPDGVFIDLYLAYVSVPTVGRNLLTERSWNKLRNRLDEGDHAILVMSRGRYSVLGDDFVRGTVPDRLLLKQDGLPIDMRDLDLELTLSDAGPLPTENIAVFRVISQAGLDAASPLAFTMPITRNKGIVYPERIARNVDFSYRLPADFYSAPQGDDAGWRGTWKNRKAELLLLLAGLALLACALAWQKRLVRDGRQFVWFRRLFLLFTIAFIGYYAQGQLSIVNITGVIQALLAGRSLGFFLFDPMTVILWAFVLLSLLIWGRGTFCGWLCPFGALQEFTGKLGQWLRLPQWKIKPRLDGRLKWIKYGLLAAILGSSMFSSQITDKLVELEPFKTAITLNFVRAWPFVAYAVGLLLLSSVSYKFFCRYLCPFGAALALLGRFRLFNWIPRRKECGTPCQTCRHRCEYHAIAPSGKVDYGECFQCMDCVVIYASDEKCAPLMLEIKRARTIPIVRATAEESSNAA
- a CDS encoding porin, whose amino-acid sequence is MTIAAMGQAQAVDIKAGDWTVSVGGIVNAYYTQVSCSGDAVGGLALGGQALGCGGEKDRTTIGNGLLPNGLITSASSRLGEYDVKALIGIYNSTATDSAISQNSVVDVRQAFFTFGNAEMGTFKLGRDYGIFGANAILSDMTLLGSGAPVQATQRGRVTLGHIGAGYTYLGNYGQIMYSSPKSGGFGVDVALVSPVSDTPIVAGSTYSSKSSPQVQAQVTYAQEGLKAWLGVKSQKFTSKTPGVDDLTMRGVEVGGSYQMGPAGVLLNFQGGKGLGILSDADQGDTKSKNWLLQGTYKTTDKLKLGLSYGISKNDDNTAGTGGLKSNANLTLGAYYSLNSAITLVGELGQTRSKGFTGGEAKMNGVSLGGIIFF
- a CDS encoding PQQ-dependent methanol/ethanol family dehydrogenase, yielding MGIVVGLSVASLVQAADVGNVTNAMLDNTAKNPASVLSFGMGTQGQRYSPLTQINDKTVAKLVPAWSFSFGGEKQRGQESQPLIHNGKMFVTASYSRIFAVDLKTGAKLWKYEHRLPDGIMPCCDVVNRGAALYGNLVIFGTLDAYLVALDQNTGKIVWKEKVDDYAAGYSMTAAPLIAEGLLLTGVSGGEFGIVGRVEARNPMTGELVWSRPTVEGHMGHRYDKDGKAIDNGISGTVNKTWPGDLWKTGGASTWMGGTYDPQTKLAYFGTGNPAPWNSHLRPGDNLYSSSTVALDVKTGQIKWAYQNTPNDAWDFDGANEFVTFDMDGKRYGGKADRNGFFYVIDANTGKLQNAFPFVKKITWASSIDLKTGRPNYIAAGRPGDPTKGEEGKKGTTVFAAPAFLGAKNQMPMAYSPQTKLFYVPANEWGMDIWNEPISYKKGGAFLGAGFTIRPLFDDYIGAMRAIDPKTGKIVWEIKNNAPLWGGVMSTAGNLVFYGTPEGFLKAVDAKTGKELWKFQTGSGVVAPPVTWQDGDTQYVAVVSGWGGAVPLWGGEVAKKVNFLEQGGSVWVFKLASK